One genomic window of Quercus robur chromosome 6, dhQueRobu3.1, whole genome shotgun sequence includes the following:
- the LOC126690320 gene encoding uncharacterized protein LOC126690320, translated as MLRTSIKGQVLADLVAEFAKPPVETVAEKRNMDGKSVGVISTLGPSCWKVYVDGAANQKGSGVGLVLISPEKTIIEKSLRLRFSATNNEAEYEALLQGMTMVQKMGGKTMEMFSDSRLVVSQVKGELEARDARMQEYLSQVKRLQSDFNLFNLSHVSRSGNTHADSLATLATSSAGGLPRIILVEHLDGANEVAKGMVHIHEVRVGPSWIDPIVRFLKDDFLAAEKSEAEKIQRNAPRFWLSEDHKLYKRSYSGPYLLCVHPEASKLLLEELHEGICGSHTGGRSLSHRAITQEYWWPGMQKEALEYAKKCDQCQRFAPNIYQPGGVLNPLSSPWPFAQWGLDIVGPFPKAARNKRYLLVGTDYFTKWVEAEPLANIRDVDAKKFIWRNILTRFGVPRTLISDNGL; from the coding sequence atgcTTCGGACCTCCATAAAGGGCCAGGTCCTAGCTGATTTGGTGGCCGAATTTGCTAAACCACCAGTAGAAACAGTAGCAGAGAAGCgcaacatggatggaaaatcggttggggTAATCTCTACACTAGGACCCTCATGTTGGAAGGTGTACGTTGATGGTGCAGCAAATCAAAAGGGGTCCGGAGTAGGGCTAGTCCTAATATCTCCTGAGAAGACTATCATAGAGAAATCCTTGAGACTTAGGTTCTCGGCCACGAACAAcgaagctgagtatgaggccTTGTTACAAGGAATGACCATGGTgcagaaaatgggaggaaaaacaATGGAGATGTTCTCCGACTCGAGACTGGTAGTGAGCCAAGTAAAGGGAGAGTTAGAAGCAAGAGACGCaagaatgcaagagtacttAAGCCAAGTCAAACGCTTGCAATCAGACTTCAATCTTTTCAACCTGTCACACGTCTCCAGAAGTGGAAACACTCATGCAGATTCATTGGCCACGCTTGCTACCTCCTCGGCAGGGGGTCTGCCTCGAATTATTCTTGTCGAGCATCTGGATGGAGCAAATGAAGTAGCAAAGGGCATGGTCCATATCCATGAGGTTAGAGTGGGTCCTAGCTGGATAGACCCTATAGTTAGGTTCCTCAAAGATGATTTCCTGGCCGCGGAGAAGTCAGAGGctgaaaaaatacaaagaaacgCCCCTCGgttctggttgtccgaggaccacaAATTGTATAAGCGCTCCTATTCTGGGCCATATTTACTGTGCGTTCACCCTGAAGCATCAAAATTACTGCTTGAAGAGTTGCACGAAGGGATCTGTGGGAGTCACACAGGAGGAAGATCTCTGTCACACCGAGCCATTACCCAAGAATATTGGTGGCCGGGGATGCAGAAGGAAGCCTTAGAATATGCCAAGAAATGTGATCAGTGCCAAAGGTTTGCCCCAAATATTTATCAGCCAGGAGGGGTACTCAACCCTTTGTCCAGTCCATGGCCATTCGCCCAGTGGGGCCTGGATATTGTAGGCCCTTTCCCCAAGGCAGCAAGAAATAAGAGATATTTGTTGGTCGgcacagattacttcaccaaatgggttgaagcCGAGCCATTGGCAAATATCAGAGATGtggatgctaagaaattcatctggagaaacATTCTTACACGATTCGGGGTCCCTCGTACCCTCATTTCAGATAATGGACTCTAA
- the LOC126689223 gene encoding protein DMP2-like — protein sequence MGSSKFKQTTQSLSSSSQTTIKDKTLSGLGNLIRLLPTGTVFLYQFLSPVLSNNGHCATTIYKYLTAILVAVCGFSCFFSSFTDSYVGDDKKTHYGIATSKGLWPSADSKNVDLSAYKLRIGDFVHAFFALIVFGVLVLLDQKTVNCFYPMSDSTEETLLKVLPPIVGAISSVVFMVYPSNRHGIGYPSSTDTSQTSKSTSSSST from the coding sequence ATGGGTTCCTCAAAGTTCAAGCAAACCACTCAGTCGTTGTCGTCGTCTTCTCAGACAACAATCAAAGACAAAACATTATCAGGGCTAGGAAACCTCATTAGGCTCCTCCCAACTGGTACAGTTTTCTTGTACCAATTCCTCAGCCCTGTCCTATCCAACAATGGCCACTGTGCTACAACCATCTACAAGTACCTAACCGCTATTCTCGTCGCTGTGTGCGGCTTTTCTTGCTTCTTTTCTTCATTCACTGATAGTTACGTTGGAGATGATAAGAAAACTCATTATGGGATTGCAACATCGAAGGGTCTTTGGCCCTCGGCGGACTCTAAGAACGTGGACTTGTCGGCTTACAAGCTTCGGATTGGGGACTTTGTCCATGCCTTTTTTGCACTGATTGTGTTTGGGGTTCTTGTGCTTTTGGATCAGAAAACTGTGAATTGCTTCTATCCCATGTCTGATTCCACTGAGGAGACTTTGCTCAAGGTGCTTCCTCCTATTGTTGGTGCAATTTCTAGTGTGGTTTTCATGGTGTACCCAAGCAACCGCCATGGAATTGGTTACCCTTCAAGTACTGATACTTCACAGACCTCCAAGTCTACCTCCTCGTCCTCGACCTAA